In Rhodothermus marinus DSM 4252, a single genomic region encodes these proteins:
- a CDS encoding YccF domain-containing protein, whose protein sequence is MRLLGNLLWLVLGGLLVALEYALAGLLLCLTLIGIPFGLQCFKLALLALFPFGHTVREKPPATGCLALAMNVLWLLLGGVWIALTHLAAALVCAITIIGIPFALQHLKLARLALTPFGYEIVRLP, encoded by the coding sequence ATGCGCCTGCTGGGAAACCTGCTCTGGCTGGTGCTGGGCGGCCTGCTGGTAGCGCTTGAATACGCGCTGGCCGGCCTGCTGCTGTGCCTGACGTTGATTGGGATCCCGTTCGGCCTGCAGTGTTTCAAGCTGGCTCTGCTGGCGCTTTTTCCGTTCGGCCACACCGTGCGCGAAAAGCCGCCGGCCACCGGCTGCCTGGCGCTGGCCATGAACGTGCTCTGGCTCCTGCTGGGCGGCGTCTGGATCGCGCTCACCCACCTGGCGGCGGCGCTGGTCTGCGCGATCACGATCATCGGGATTCCGTTCGCCCTCCAGCACCTGAAACTGGCCCGCCTGGCGCTGACGCCTTTTGGCTACGAAATCGTTCGCCTGCCATGA
- a CDS encoding PLD nuclease N-terminal domain-containing protein, with amino-acid sequence MRRLPALLLLGASALLLAGCGPNLIDRLQNFWALGFCGTVIVVLDILALIELANSQREFSSKALWALLIIFFPVGGLILYYFFGR; translated from the coding sequence ATGCGTCGTCTGCCTGCACTGCTTCTGCTTGGAGCCAGCGCGCTGCTGCTGGCCGGATGTGGTCCGAATCTGATCGACCGTCTTCAGAACTTCTGGGCGCTGGGCTTCTGCGGCACCGTGATCGTAGTGCTCGACATCCTGGCGCTCATCGAGCTGGCCAACAGTCAGCGCGAATTTTCCAGCAAGGCGCTCTGGGCGCTGCTGATCATCTTCTTTCCGGTCGGCGGCCTGATTCTGTACTACTTCTTCGGCCGATAG